The following DNA comes from Peribacillus sp. FSL E2-0218.
TAATTATATACGCTATATCGGAGCTGGTGCGGTAGCAACTGGCGGATTGATCACATTAATCAAAACTTTACCGATTCTTTTCAGTTCGGTTTTTGATACGCTAAAAGGTGTAAAGGCCAATAAAGGACAGCTTAAGGCTGGTTCGATCCGTACTGAAAAAGACATTCCAGCAAAATATGTTTGGCTGGGAATATTCATTGTTATTTTAATCATCGCTTTCACACCTATAACAGATGTAGGAATCATCGGTGCGATCGCGATTGCAATTTTTGGCTTTTTATTCGTGACCGTGGCTTCAAGGGTTGTAGGGATCGTTGGAAGTTCTTCTTCCCCTGTTTCTGGAATGACCATAGCCACACTTTTGATTGTAGCAATTGTCTACAAAGCTACTGGTTTTACCGGAACGACTGGAATGGTGGCCGCTTTGACCGTGGCTGCGATCATTTGTACAGCTCTTGCTGTTTCAGGTGATGTATCCCAAGATTTAAAAACAGGGTACATCGTGGGCGGAACCCCATGGAAACAACAAGTCGCGATGATGATTGGTGTCGTCGCGTCGGCGTCTGTCATCGGTTTTATCCTGGTGTTAATGGATAACGCGTATACGATGGGATCAGCAGAACTTCCTGCTCCTAAAGCGGCTCTTATGAAAATCCTCGCTGAAGGAGTTCTAGGAGGAGATTTGCCTTGGACCCTTATCTTTATCGGTGCGGCCATTGCCATCACATTGGAGTTTTTCGGTTTGAATTCCCTTGTAGTGGCAGTCGGCATTTACTTGCCGGTTCATACTAGTGTGCCAATCATGATTGGCGGCTTCATCCGCTTCTTCGTTGAGTTCTTCTCGAAGACGAAAGAAGCACTTAAAGCACGCGTCGATAGAGGGGTTTTATTTGCCTCTGGATTGATTGCAGGCGAATCCTTGATTGGTGTGCTTATTGCGATCTTGATTGCAGCAGGCGTCCAAGTTCCAGCTGCAGCCAAATTGGCCAGCAATCTGCTACCATTCATACTATTCCTCGTTTTAGCTGGATTGCTTTGGTTCGTTTCTAGCAAAGGGAAAAAAGAAGATGCTTCGTAAACGTCAATCAAAAAAGAGGAACCTGTTAACCATGGTTCCTCTTTTGGAAAGACGAGTAACCTTGGAGCAAGGATCTGCGGAAACGACTTTTTTAGTCATCCAACGAACCAATTTCGTGGAACGAATGACGATTCGGTATTTTAAGCAGCCGTCAGTTCGTAAAATCAAGCTTGACAAATTTGGTGCATTTGCCATTAAACAAATGGAGTATAAATGCAATGTGAATCAGATTTCGGAAGCGATGAGTGAACATTTCGGTGAGGAAGCGGAACCTTCCTTGCCACGGCTGATGAAATTTCTTGAAATCCTTGAGGTCCATGAATGGATCGTCTGGGATGAGGAAGAACAAAATTAAAAAAAGCTGAAGCGCTTTTTGATGTTTGATAGAATCTCCTTAAGGTAGACAATGTAAAATGCCGCAAATCACCGCGGGATGATGCATTCCTGCTTTAAGGGGATTTTTTTATGGTTAAAAAGAAAAAGAGGTTATTCAAATAAAGGATTGCCGTACAGATGTATTTGAATGAGGAAAACGATGAAACGTATATGGCGGACTCAGCCTTGACCCTTGAATGAAAAGATGAAAATAAGTATATCTATTGAAAAAAGAAGAAAAAAAGAGATCATTCCCTATAACGCAAAGTGGATGGTCTCTTTATGTATTTTTGCATCTTTACCTTTATTTTTCTCTCGTGTTTATGGAAGCTTGTAAGTTATATGAAAAAATGCTAAGAAGGAGAGTTTTACTTTTTATGAAAAATATTAATTTTTTTCTTTATGAACTTTTAATAAGTCCAACTGAAACTCGACGCCCGTTCCTGAAGGATCTGGCGCGACCGCTCGGCCATTTTCGATCATCAGCGGCCGTATATGAATCAATAGGAAAGCTGTGTACCTCTATAGTAAAGATTCTAAATAGTTCATACCGACTTCCGTTATTCTTGTTCCGCCCCGCCCTTTACGTTTGATGATCAGTCCTTTTTGCTCGAGGTCATCAAGTCGGCGCCTAACCTGTTGCGGGGACAAAGAGAGGCTTGCATGCTGTTCTTTCGTTTTTGTTGAAATATATTCTCTGCTGGCGGCTTTTCCAGCTTCATTGCATTGCATAACGATCTTTAGAATCATGCGATGTTCAGATTGCTCCAGGGTATTTTGTGGCGGGGCTACTTTATCTTCCGATAGTTGCGCTGTCTGATGCTGCGGTAGATCATCTTTAGTTAATATCGTACCATTACACACTGTCAGCATATAATCGAGTGTGTTTTTAAGCTCGCGAATATTGCCGTCCCACTCAGCCCGTTTCAGCCAATCCATTAACGAATGCTCCACTTTTATCCAATTTCCGTTTTTTGTTATGTAATGATGGATCAAGA
Coding sequences within:
- a CDS encoding oligopeptide transporter, OPT family — protein: MSNNSKESKFVPYVSASKSLPELTATAIILGIILAIVFGAANAYLGLLIGLTVSASIPAAVISMAILRGVFRRDSILENNIVQTMTTAGEAIGAGAVFTIPALFMWDIDVSQAFIIFVVLTGGFLGVFMMVPLRQLLIVREHETLPYPEGTACAEVLKSGEKGGTSAKLIGAGLVIGGVVKGLGDGFKLFKTEVETGITNFKNAVVGLDAFPSLLGVGYIIGPRVAGQMLGGGLLAWVVLIPAISFFGSSNGTAIFPSEVPIGELDAWGIWDNYIRYIGAGAVATGGLITLIKTLPILFSSVFDTLKGVKANKGQLKAGSIRTEKDIPAKYVWLGIFIVILIIAFTPITDVGIIGAIAIAIFGFLFVTVASRVVGIVGSSSSPVSGMTIATLLIVAIVYKATGFTGTTGMVAALTVAAIICTALAVSGDVSQDLKTGYIVGGTPWKQQVAMMIGVVASASVIGFILVLMDNAYTMGSAELPAPKAALMKILAEGVLGGDLPWTLIFIGAAIAITLEFFGLNSLVVAVGIYLPVHTSVPIMIGGFIRFFVEFFSKTKEALKARVDRGVLFASGLIAGESLIGVLIAILIAAGVQVPAAAKLASNLLPFILFLVLAGLLWFVSSKGKKEDAS
- a CDS encoding PqqD family protein, giving the protein MLRKRQSKKRNLLTMVPLLERRVTLEQGSAETTFLVIQRTNFVERMTIRYFKQPSVRKIKLDKFGAFAIKQMEYKCNVNQISEAMSEHFGEEAEPSLPRLMKFLEILEVHEWIVWDEEEQN